A region of Nitrospinota bacterium DNA encodes the following proteins:
- a CDS encoding glutaredoxin codes for MKLYNIDGCGYCAMVREVLSTMHLEYEKIDVPWPHHLRKEVHEVSGQTTVPVLVDGDTILDDEYEIIDYLKKTYPVNS; via the coding sequence ATGAAACTTTATAATATAGACGGTTGTGGTTACTGCGCCATGGTCAGAGAAGTTTTAAGTACGATGCATCTGGAGTATGAAAAAATAGATGTTCCGTGGCCGCATCATCTGCGCAAGGAAGTTCACGAAGTATCGGGGCAAACCACCGTTCCGGTTTTGGTGGACGGTGACACCATTCTTGACGATGAGTACGAAATCATCGACTATCTGAAAAAGACCTATCCGGTCAATTCGTAA